One segment of Fibrobacter sp. UWB10 DNA contains the following:
- a CDS encoding GNAT family protein, giving the protein MENFDDFFTEAFETATLKGNLVTLRGIRENAPGEASAENIFKAIEGSRDFLNEHLPWIQETDIFDLKKRIRSWVLNERFGQGGCWLIFKNTPDSEEGVFAGAIMMEVNIRNHSATLSYWLTKPFTGQGLMTESVKLIIKFAFEHLKLNRLELLVSVHNGKSAAVATRCGFMEEGINRDYELINGKFIDHRRFSLLARDVY; this is encoded by the coding sequence ATGGAGAATTTTGACGATTTTTTCACCGAAGCATTCGAGACCGCAACCCTCAAGGGCAACCTTGTTACTCTAAGGGGCATTCGCGAAAATGCTCCTGGCGAAGCCTCGGCAGAAAACATCTTCAAGGCAATCGAAGGTTCGCGCGACTTCTTGAACGAACACCTTCCCTGGATCCAAGAAACCGACATCTTCGATCTCAAGAAAAGAATCCGCTCGTGGGTTTTAAACGAACGTTTCGGGCAAGGCGGCTGTTGGCTCATATTCAAGAACACCCCCGACAGCGAAGAGGGCGTTTTTGCAGGCGCGATCATGATGGAAGTAAACATCCGAAACCATTCGGCAACGCTTAGTTACTGGCTTACAAAACCGTTTACCGGCCAAGGCCTGATGACCGAATCGGTAAAGCTCATCATCAAGTTTGCATTTGAGCACCTAAAGCTTAACCGTCTGGAACTTTTAGTATCTGTACACAATGGCAAAAGTGCCGCCGTCGCCACCCGCTGCGGGTTTATGGAAGAAGGCATAAATCGCGATTACGAGCTCATAAACGGCAAATTTATAGATCACAGGCGCTTTTCGCTACTCGCCCGAGACGTTTATTAA
- a CDS encoding TIGR02147 family protein, producing MDNGEKQKLVEPDILQYTNYRVFLRDYYEYKKKTSTAFSLRFFAEKAGLSSHAHLKLAIDGKRNITKNTVTKLIHGLGLENQRAAYFESLVFFNQAQTDADKQIYYAQLIKASPRSKLHKMDKAQFRIFQEWHHSVILEMVGLKDFRPIPDQISKKLRGLVTPAQVTESLQLLLELGLLVKTANGYRQRDPLITTDDEVQDLMVKMYHLQMLKLSANMLTELPGPERDVSALTFGIKRSDFPNLKKHLQLMRKELLDFSAKAGEAEDVVQINIQLFPLTRGV from the coding sequence ATGGATAATGGAGAAAAGCAGAAACTCGTAGAACCGGATATCCTGCAGTACACAAACTATAGGGTATTTCTCCGTGACTATTACGAGTATAAAAAGAAAACCTCGACCGCGTTCAGTTTGCGGTTCTTTGCCGAGAAGGCAGGGCTTTCTAGCCATGCCCATTTAAAGCTCGCAATCGACGGCAAGCGCAATATTACCAAAAATACGGTCACCAAGCTTATTCATGGCCTGGGTCTCGAAAACCAGCGCGCCGCTTACTTCGAAAGCCTCGTATTCTTTAACCAGGCCCAAACCGACGCCGACAAGCAAATCTACTACGCCCAGCTCATCAAGGCAAGTCCTCGTTCCAAACTGCACAAGATGGACAAGGCTCAGTTCCGTATTTTCCAGGAATGGCACCATTCTGTAATTCTTGAGATGGTAGGGCTCAAGGATTTCCGCCCCATTCCCGACCAGATTTCTAAAAAGCTTCGTGGACTCGTAACACCGGCCCAGGTGACCGAATCGCTCCAATTGCTCTTGGAACTGGGGCTCCTAGTCAAAACCGCCAATGGTTACCGCCAGCGCGACCCCCTGATTACGACCGACGACGAAGTGCAAGACCTGATGGTCAAAATGTACCATTTACAGATGCTCAAGCTCTCGGCCAACATGCTGACGGAGCTTCCGGGCCCAGAAAGGGACGTTTCTGCGCTCACTTTTGGAATTAAGCGCTCAGATTTTCCCAATTTGAAAAAACATTTACAACTAATGCGAAAAGAACTACTAGATTTCTCTGCAAAAGCCGGAGAAGCAGAAGATGTTGTGCAAATCAACATTCAGCTCTTCCCCTTGACCCGAGGAGTGTGA
- a CDS encoding carbohydrate binding domain-containing protein, with protein sequence MKFFLSIATIAVYATAFLSLVACSNDKSITGIEIGNPSLADSDTTGKDTTAKDTSVKDTSVKDTTPKDTAVKKQPALPLVAEFSVDYSEVNVKALAKEASSGSDAEEPVLLDTFSLVLTQVRSFSSYYTSISVDPVLGLQLWPYEETPDETLEISFTKGSSVEDRFKNIDLQEEGYLKEMGIGFSPDETMAIFGRILINKKYHPFVYSLSNFQTLMLRYHYSQIDTTGGKANLSVIFRVKLFTNGIDFSGAEVGEDSVIHIDSKYNSDLWNAMNERFVTSFQPLRYDYTTVAGDAHSEYVIDIWKGIAAKKGENTIINGNFQSPFTTDWILMNQFGGNADTSVILEKGSKDRIMKVNVTEGGKHSYSVQLIQENVALIAGVQYQCVFTIWSDVEGQITARIGTYNTYETIGFQEHVEVHTTGQSVGITFTPEVNDPFARFELNLGGSERTFWIKEVKVLRIN encoded by the coding sequence ATGAAATTCTTTTTGTCCATAGCCACGATTGCCGTATACGCCACCGCGTTTTTGTCTTTGGTTGCTTGTTCCAACGACAAGTCTATTACTGGTATCGAAATTGGCAACCCGAGCCTTGCGGACAGCGATACAACCGGAAAAGACACGACAGCAAAGGACACCTCCGTAAAGGACACATCGGTCAAGGATACCACACCTAAGGATACCGCTGTCAAAAAACAACCGGCACTGCCGCTTGTTGCAGAATTTTCTGTCGATTATTCCGAAGTCAACGTGAAGGCTCTCGCCAAAGAAGCTTCTTCCGGTAGCGACGCCGAAGAACCCGTTCTTCTCGATACATTCTCACTCGTTCTCACACAAGTGCGTTCGTTCTCGAGTTACTACACCAGCATCTCGGTCGACCCGGTACTCGGCCTGCAGCTTTGGCCCTACGAAGAAACTCCGGACGAGACTCTTGAAATTTCGTTCACCAAGGGATCTTCTGTTGAAGACCGTTTCAAAAACATCGACTTGCAAGAAGAAGGCTACCTCAAGGAAATGGGCATCGGATTCAGTCCCGACGAAACCATGGCCATATTCGGTCGTATTCTCATCAATAAAAAATATCATCCCTTCGTTTACAGCCTTTCGAACTTCCAGACGCTCATGCTGCGCTACCACTACTCGCAAATTGACACCACAGGCGGAAAGGCTAACTTGTCTGTAATTTTCCGTGTCAAGCTCTTTACTAACGGGATCGATTTCTCTGGAGCAGAAGTTGGCGAAGATAGCGTAATCCACATTGATTCCAAGTACAATTCGGATTTGTGGAACGCCATGAACGAACGTTTCGTTACAAGCTTCCAGCCGCTGCGCTATGACTACACCACGGTCGCAGGCGATGCACACTCCGAATACGTTATCGACATCTGGAAAGGGATTGCCGCCAAGAAGGGCGAAAATACGATTATCAATGGTAACTTCCAATCGCCCTTCACAACCGACTGGATTCTGATGAACCAATTCGGGGGCAACGCCGACACAAGCGTCATTCTTGAAAAAGGATCCAAGGACCGCATTATGAAGGTGAATGTCACCGAAGGCGGCAAACACTCTTACAGCGTGCAGTTGATTCAAGAAAACGTGGCCCTGATTGCAGGCGTCCAGTACCAATGCGTATTCACCATCTGGTCCGATGTCGAAGGCCAAATTACCGCCCGAATCGGTACGTACAACACCTACGAAACCATCGGTTTCCAGGAACATGTCGAAGTGCATACCACAGGACAATCGGTGGGTATCACCTTCACTCCGGAAGTCAACGACCCGTTCGCCCGCTTCGAACTGAACCTCGGCGGCTCCGAACGAACCTTCTGGATTAAGGAAGTCAAGGTCTTAAGAATCAACTAA
- a CDS encoding maltotransferase domain-containing protein: MATIPTRKDNLVIENIRPQIEGGRFMLKREPGDTVTLTADIFRHSHEKYDAAIFYRHDSKKKWEKAPMHFVDNDQWEGSFTVNNIGYYEYKICAWTIEPKDEPTESPVMKLRVDPSYARIGTWYEMWPKSQGTDPKKSATWKDCENQLDYIANLGFDTVYLVPIHPIGVTNRKGANNALHAKVDKKGKPLEPGCPYAVGNKNGGHYDVDPELGTMKDFEHFAKAARKKGLRLALDIALNCSPDHPYVKSHPEWFYHEPDGSIKFAENPPKKYEDIYPFDYYNKNYKALWKEIENIILFWADKGVEIFRIDNPHTKPFPFWEWLIADVKEKRPELVFLAEAFTRPKMMHRLAKSGFDMSYTYFAWRSAKWEFEQYLKELTQSDAKEYMRGIFFPTTPDIFPKYLAYKGPNAFKQRYFLAGTLSSLTGMYNGYELCENIPSPIKEELADSEKYQYKVHNWTGPGIQDFVRRVNTARQEHIALQEYDNLDFHYCANDQLMVYSKKSGEDVILCVCNMDMDNAQEGIVELDMAKLGLNQDAFYFLKDLITDESFVWRGNRNFVRLDPNKAPGHLLVLKKI, encoded by the coding sequence ATGGCTACTATTCCTACTCGCAAAGACAATCTCGTCATCGAAAACATTCGCCCCCAAATCGAAGGCGGGCGTTTTATGCTCAAGCGCGAACCGGGCGACACCGTCACGCTCACCGCAGACATTTTCCGCCACAGCCACGAAAAGTATGACGCGGCGATTTTCTACCGCCACGATTCCAAGAAGAAATGGGAAAAGGCTCCCATGCACTTTGTCGATAACGACCAGTGGGAAGGATCCTTCACGGTCAACAATATCGGCTACTATGAATACAAGATTTGCGCTTGGACAATCGAGCCCAAGGACGAACCGACCGAAAGCCCCGTGATGAAACTCCGCGTGGATCCCTCTTACGCCCGCATTGGTACTTGGTACGAAATGTGGCCGAAGAGCCAAGGCACCGACCCCAAGAAGAGCGCCACCTGGAAGGATTGCGAAAACCAGCTTGACTACATCGCAAACCTCGGCTTCGATACCGTTTATCTGGTGCCGATCCACCCGATTGGTGTCACGAACCGTAAGGGTGCAAACAACGCCCTGCACGCCAAGGTTGACAAGAAGGGCAAGCCGCTCGAACCGGGCTGTCCGTACGCTGTAGGTAACAAGAACGGTGGTCACTACGATGTGGACCCCGAACTTGGCACCATGAAGGACTTTGAACACTTTGCAAAGGCTGCCCGCAAGAAGGGTCTCCGCCTTGCGCTCGATATTGCACTCAACTGCAGCCCCGACCACCCGTATGTGAAGTCGCACCCGGAATGGTTCTACCACGAACCGGATGGCAGCATCAAGTTTGCAGAAAACCCGCCCAAGAAGTACGAAGACATTTACCCCTTCGACTACTACAACAAGAACTACAAGGCCCTGTGGAAAGAAATCGAAAACATTATCTTGTTCTGGGCCGACAAGGGTGTGGAAATTTTCCGTATCGATAACCCGCACACCAAACCTTTCCCGTTCTGGGAATGGCTCATCGCCGACGTCAAGGAAAAGCGCCCGGAACTGGTGTTCCTCGCCGAAGCCTTCACTCGTCCGAAGATGATGCATCGCCTGGCCAAGTCGGGCTTCGATATGAGCTACACTTATTTCGCCTGGCGCTCTGCCAAGTGGGAATTCGAACAGTACCTCAAGGAACTCACGCAGTCCGACGCCAAGGAATACATGCGTGGCATCTTCTTCCCGACGACTCCGGATATTTTCCCGAAGTACCTCGCCTACAAGGGCCCGAACGCCTTCAAGCAGCGTTACTTCCTGGCCGGCACGCTTTCTAGCCTTACCGGCATGTACAACGGCTACGAACTCTGCGAAAACATTCCAAGCCCCATCAAGGAAGAACTTGCCGACAGCGAAAAGTATCAGTACAAGGTTCACAACTGGACTGGCCCCGGCATTCAAGACTTCGTGCGCCGCGTGAACACCGCCCGTCAGGAACACATCGCCCTGCAGGAATACGACAACCTCGACTTCCACTACTGCGCCAACGACCAGCTGATGGTGTATTCCAAGAAGTCCGGCGAAGACGTTATTTTGTGCGTATGCAACATGGACATGGATAACGCCCAAGAAGGCATAGTGGAACTCGACATGGCAAAGCTCGGCCTGAATCAGGACGCCTTCTACTTCTTGAAGGACTTGATTACCGATGAAAGCTTTGTATGGCGTGGCAACAGAAACTTTGTTCGCCTCGACCCGAACAAGGCTCCTGGCCACTTATTGGTGCTGAAGAAGATCTAA
- a CDS encoding acyl-ACP thioesterase domain-containing protein, producing the protein MIDIYSLAKNPLVFQKQRTITSAYIDVSGKMGIAQTVLMVQDNLTENFGALKMDNFCVNEKGGYWAIYKAKFKFFKRPFWRDKVITTSFPTDNAPIRTHVNTSITTVEGEPIILAVQEACCLDLERHRPMKLEAVDFPAEGAPEHFMDNKFSRFPVESEEYQEVYRQKVLPQHIDMSHHMNNIEYVKLALNVFSATDLELCIPAMLELHFMGETREGQEVKIFRADKMGATYMKIEDDTGRQVFEMKIKMK; encoded by the coding sequence ATGATCGATATTTATTCGCTTGCTAAGAATCCACTGGTTTTCCAGAAACAACGCACCATCACCTCGGCCTACATCGATGTTTCAGGCAAGATGGGCATCGCGCAGACTGTGCTCATGGTTCAGGACAACCTCACCGAAAATTTCGGCGCGCTCAAGATGGACAATTTTTGCGTAAACGAAAAGGGCGGTTACTGGGCAATCTATAAAGCAAAATTCAAGTTTTTCAAGCGTCCGTTCTGGCGCGACAAAGTCATCACGACTTCTTTCCCCACGGACAACGCCCCGATTCGCACACACGTTAACACCTCCATTACAACCGTTGAAGGTGAACCGATTATTCTTGCCGTGCAAGAAGCCTGCTGCCTCGACTTGGAACGTCACCGTCCCATGAAGCTAGAAGCTGTCGACTTTCCGGCAGAAGGCGCTCCGGAACACTTTATGGACAACAAATTTTCGAGGTTCCCCGTGGAATCCGAAGAATACCAAGAAGTGTACCGCCAGAAGGTGTTGCCGCAGCATATCGACATGTCGCACCACATGAACAACATCGAATACGTGAAACTCGCCTTGAACGTATTCAGCGCTACCGACTTGGAACTTTGCATTCCTGCAATGCTTGAATTGCATTTCATGGGCGAAACCCGCGAAGGCCAAGAAGTCAAGATTTTCCGCGCCGACAAAATGGGTGCGACCTACATGAAGATTGAAGACGACACCGGTCGCCAAGTCTTCGAAATGAAAATCAAGATGAAGTAA
- a CDS encoding carbohydrate-binding family 9-like protein, whose translation MLLKPNMNWAANQGKTLPSVLAEVDVSPDYFTVNFVVEEPSDCFRAEVMEDNGSSWEDSCVEIFLQNPANPAEYFNFETTCRGYLLAARGPDRNSRTKLTQSEIDSVIRTKQLASVAGNLVCWGMTVQIPPSLFGMRTFEGVTLRGNLYKCADKAKTPHYLSAFEIETEKPDFHRPEYFREF comes from the coding sequence ATGCTCTTGAAACCGAATATGAATTGGGCGGCAAACCAGGGAAAGACTCTTCCGTCGGTGCTTGCCGAAGTCGATGTTTCGCCGGATTATTTTACGGTGAATTTTGTTGTCGAAGAACCTTCAGACTGCTTTCGTGCTGAAGTCATGGAAGACAACGGCTCTAGCTGGGAAGATTCCTGCGTCGAAATTTTCTTGCAGAATCCGGCGAACCCTGCTGAGTACTTCAACTTCGAAACGACTTGCCGCGGCTACTTGTTGGCAGCCCGTGGGCCCGATCGCAATTCGCGCACCAAGCTGACGCAATCCGAAATCGATTCAGTTATTCGCACCAAGCAACTTGCCAGTGTCGCTGGCAATCTTGTATGTTGGGGAATGACGGTCCAAATTCCGCCTTCACTCTTTGGTATGCGGACCTTTGAAGGGGTGACTCTTCGGGGGAACCTTTACAAGTGTGCCGATAAGGCAAAGACGCCCCATTACTTGAGCGCCTTTGAAATCGAAACAGAAAAGCCGGATTTTCACCGGCCTGAATATTTTCGCGAATTTTAA
- a CDS encoding SpoVG family protein → MVTKNKMPEKETEASSAFDCLAVTNVQVYPFQEGPSMGHTKGIASIVLNDQFMIRGLRVMDGENGLFVGYPIDPFFKGETYRSICNPVTRQLREHIENCILEKYQASIV, encoded by the coding sequence ATGGTTACCAAAAACAAAATGCCTGAAAAAGAAACTGAGGCTAGTTCCGCATTCGATTGCCTCGCTGTCACCAACGTTCAAGTCTATCCTTTTCAAGAAGGTCCCTCAATGGGACACACCAAGGGAATCGCATCGATTGTATTGAACGATCAGTTCATGATTCGCGGGCTGCGCGTCATGGATGGCGAAAACGGCTTGTTCGTGGGCTACCCCATCGACCCGTTTTTCAAGGGCGAAACCTACCGTTCGATTTGCAACCCGGTAACGCGACAGCTTCGAGAACACATCGAAAATTGCATTCTTGAAAAATACCAAGCCTCCATCGTGTAG
- a CDS encoding YifB family Mg chelatase-like AAA ATPase, which translates to MFRRIRSYCLLGIKAVPVSVEVDASQGLPGFTLVGLPDNAVRESRERVVSAIRSVDKVVTGFRTTVNLSPADLRKEGSALDLPLAFGLLCATGEIDVPDLEHLVFVGELSLDGQLKPVRGVLSIAMSLSEKSKDILVIPRANEQEASLVEGIRYVCADTLRECVEKMEAGAEHHAKHAAGFKNQMYSKPADRDIPDFKNVVGMESVKRALEVAAAGAHNFLMVGSPGAGKTLCAKCIPGILPEMTELEILETTRIHSCARTAGDSEEFKPVMVRPFRTPHHSASMVSLVGGGTRLKPGEASLAHNGVLFLDELPEFNRSVLEALREPMEEGEISISRASGTVTWPARFMMGAAMNPCPCGYAMDPKRACSCLPEARKRYQEKISGPLLDRIDIQVSVPPVEASQFGRKGTAESSAEIRKRICAAREIQRKRFKGTPFKTNAEMSSDLAKKSCNLSAETEQFAINAADRMGLSARGFYRLLKVGRTIADLRNSDSVEIIDLSEALRYRAFRS; encoded by the coding sequence ATGTTCCGTCGAATCCGCTCTTATTGTTTGCTCGGAATCAAGGCCGTCCCTGTAAGCGTCGAAGTAGACGCTTCACAGGGGTTGCCCGGATTCACCTTGGTTGGTTTGCCTGACAATGCCGTAAGAGAATCTAGGGAGCGAGTGGTTTCAGCCATTCGTTCCGTAGATAAAGTGGTGACAGGATTCCGTACTACAGTAAACCTGTCACCCGCGGATTTGCGGAAAGAAGGGAGCGCCCTGGACTTACCCCTTGCTTTTGGGCTTTTATGTGCGACCGGAGAAATCGACGTTCCCGACTTGGAGCATCTCGTTTTTGTCGGAGAACTTTCGCTCGATGGTCAACTAAAGCCTGTCCGGGGCGTTCTTTCCATTGCAATGAGTTTGTCTGAAAAATCAAAAGACATCCTTGTGATCCCGAGAGCAAACGAACAAGAAGCGTCGCTTGTCGAAGGAATCCGCTACGTTTGCGCCGACACACTCAGGGAATGTGTCGAAAAGATGGAAGCCGGAGCAGAACACCACGCAAAACATGCCGCCGGCTTTAAGAACCAAATGTATTCTAAACCCGCCGACCGAGACATTCCCGATTTCAAGAATGTGGTCGGCATGGAAAGCGTGAAACGCGCGCTCGAAGTCGCCGCCGCTGGAGCCCACAATTTCCTTATGGTAGGCTCGCCCGGAGCGGGCAAGACCTTATGCGCAAAATGCATACCGGGCATTCTGCCCGAAATGACCGAGCTTGAAATTCTCGAAACGACCCGAATCCATTCGTGTGCAAGAACTGCGGGAGACTCCGAAGAATTCAAGCCGGTCATGGTCCGCCCGTTCCGTACCCCCCACCACAGCGCATCCATGGTGTCGCTGGTGGGGGGGGGCACCCGGCTAAAGCCGGGTGAGGCGAGCCTCGCCCACAATGGAGTCCTGTTTCTCGACGAACTGCCGGAATTCAACCGCAGCGTTCTGGAAGCTTTGCGCGAACCCATGGAAGAGGGCGAAATCTCGATTAGCCGCGCCAGCGGGACTGTCACTTGGCCCGCGAGATTCATGATGGGAGCGGCCATGAATCCTTGCCCTTGCGGGTATGCCATGGACCCGAAACGTGCCTGCTCTTGCCTGCCCGAAGCACGCAAGCGCTACCAAGAAAAAATATCCGGCCCGCTCCTTGACCGCATCGATATCCAAGTGAGCGTCCCGCCCGTCGAAGCCTCGCAATTCGGCCGCAAGGGCACCGCCGAGTCTTCGGCCGAGATTCGCAAGCGAATCTGCGCCGCCCGAGAAATTCAACGCAAGCGATTCAAGGGTACACCCTTCAAGACGAACGCCGAGATGTCTTCGGACCTAGCCAAAAAGAGTTGCAATCTTTCGGCGGAAACCGAACAGTTCGCCATCAACGCCGCCGACAGAATGGGACTTAGTGCCCGCGGCTTCTATAGACTATTAAAGGTCGGGCGAACTATCGCCGACCTTCGAAATTCCGATTCTGTTGAAATTATAGACCTTTCCGAGGCCCTGCGCTACCGCGCCTTCCGTAGCTAG
- a CDS encoding dihydroneopterin aldolase, translating to MVIETGKITIRDLEFNCIIGTLPYERENVQPVVLNISVWLDFTLAARNEDLAHSIDYVQLADDVQDFVCRSSFQLEETLVLETAKYILNHYPKTVAAEVSVRKPLAIPQSAGAESSIKVIR from the coding sequence ATGGTAATTGAAACCGGAAAAATCACAATACGTGATTTGGAATTCAACTGCATTATTGGAACGCTCCCTTATGAGCGCGAAAATGTGCAGCCGGTTGTATTGAATATTTCGGTGTGGCTTGATTTTACTCTTGCTGCCCGAAATGAAGATCTTGCCCATTCCATTGATTATGTGCAACTTGCTGACGACGTGCAGGACTTTGTCTGCAGGTCGTCTTTCCAGTTAGAAGAAACCTTGGTGCTTGAAACAGCCAAGTATATCTTGAACCACTACCCGAAGACGGTTGCTGCAGAAGTCTCTGTCCGCAAGCCCTTGGCTATTCCGCAAAGTGCTGGCGCAGAATCCAGTATCAAGGTGATTCGGTAG
- the pgk gene encoding phosphoglycerate kinase, whose protein sequence is MAKLSIEDLELAGKRVFIRVDFNVPQDKVTGEITNTKRIEAALPTIQYALDKGAAVVLASHLGRPNGEKNMKYTLAPVAKKLEELIKKPVKFLADCVGPEVEAACAAIKPGEIILLENLRFHIEEEGKRKIKNADGTETKEKADKEAVKAFRASLTKLADVYVNDAFGTAHRDHSSMTGVELPQRAAGFLMNKELKAFDQVLNNPPRPFLAILGGAKVADKIQLINNLLDKADKIIIGGGMAFTFKKVLNNIEIGSSLFDEEGAKLVPDLMAKAKAAGKEIILPVDYIAADKFAADAATKAVSDAEGIPAGWMGLDVGAESTKLFVNAIKSAKTIVWNGPAGVFEFEAFEKATKAMADAIVEATAAGAITVIGGGDTATAAKKYGADKKVTHTSTGGGASLELLEGKVLPGVAVLTDK, encoded by the coding sequence ATGGCAAAGCTTTCTATCGAAGATCTCGAACTCGCCGGCAAGCGCGTGTTCATCCGTGTTGACTTCAACGTTCCGCAGGACAAGGTGACTGGCGAAATCACCAACACCAAGCGTATCGAAGCCGCTCTCCCGACCATCCAGTACGCTCTCGACAAGGGTGCAGCCGTCGTGCTCGCTTCCCACCTCGGCCGTCCGAATGGCGAAAAGAACATGAAGTACACGCTCGCTCCGGTTGCAAAGAAGCTCGAAGAACTCATCAAGAAGCCGGTGAAGTTCCTCGCTGACTGCGTGGGTCCGGAAGTTGAAGCTGCCTGCGCCGCTATCAAGCCGGGTGAAATCATCCTCCTCGAAAACCTCCGCTTCCACATCGAAGAAGAAGGCAAGCGCAAGATCAAGAACGCCGATGGCACCGAAACTAAGGAAAAGGCCGACAAGGAAGCCGTGAAGGCATTCCGCGCAAGCCTCACCAAGCTCGCTGACGTTTACGTGAACGACGCTTTCGGTACCGCTCACCGCGATCACTCTTCCATGACTGGTGTTGAACTTCCGCAGCGTGCTGCCGGCTTCCTCATGAACAAGGAACTCAAGGCATTCGACCAGGTGCTCAACAATCCTCCGCGTCCGTTCCTCGCCATCCTCGGCGGTGCAAAGGTCGCTGACAAGATCCAGCTCATCAACAACCTCCTCGACAAGGCTGACAAGATCATCATCGGCGGTGGCATGGCTTTCACCTTCAAGAAGGTTCTCAACAACATCGAAATCGGTTCTTCTCTGTTTGACGAAGAAGGCGCCAAGCTCGTTCCGGATCTGATGGCCAAGGCTAAGGCTGCTGGCAAGGAAATCATCCTCCCGGTCGACTACATCGCTGCTGACAAGTTCGCTGCCGACGCTGCTACCAAGGCTGTTTCTGACGCCGAAGGCATTCCGGCTGGCTGGATGGGCCTCGATGTGGGCGCTGAATCCACCAAGCTCTTCGTGAACGCTATCAAGTCCGCTAAGACCATCGTTTGGAACGGTCCTGCAGGCGTGTTCGAATTCGAAGCCTTCGAAAAGGCTACCAAGGCTATGGCCGACGCTATCGTCGAAGCTACCGCTGCTGGCGCAATCACCGTTATCGGTGGTGGCGATACCGCTACGGCTGCCAAGAAGTACGGCGCTGACAAGAAGGTGACCCACACCTCTACGGGTGGTGGCGCATCTCTCGAACTGCTCGAAGGTAAAGTCCTCCCGGGCGTCGCAGTGCTCACTGATAAGTAA